In the Aliarcobacter cryaerophilus genome, one interval contains:
- a CDS encoding zinc ribbon domain-containing protein — translation MNKYLQDLIALSKFDTSISQFDPKIENQKAKLAVFVETAEALKVSINSVYLEIDELKSKRTKNNIHLAELKTKLDQIAKKNKEVTNEKELKALQLEEEIAKEQVSFANEEIERFDKLTVAKEEKLKELQEKLKTEEEDIKEIKIAVDNEIEAINKERNLIYDKRNELLDQFDKKILTFYEKIKRWAKDTAVVPVKQQACYGCFIKINDKTYAEVLKGEEIVNCLHCGRILYKGEEETAVTEA, via the coding sequence TTGAATAAATATTTACAAGATTTAATTGCTTTGTCAAAGTTTGATACAAGTATTAGTCAATTTGACCCAAAAATTGAAAATCAAAAAGCAAAACTAGCTGTTTTTGTAGAAACAGCAGAGGCACTAAAAGTTTCTATAAATAGTGTTTATTTAGAGATTGATGAATTAAAATCTAAAAGAACAAAAAATAATATTCATTTAGCGGAATTAAAAACAAAATTAGATCAAATCGCTAAAAAGAATAAAGAAGTAACAAATGAAAAAGAGTTAAAAGCTCTTCAATTAGAAGAAGAGATTGCAAAAGAGCAAGTAAGTTTTGCAAATGAAGAGATAGAAAGATTTGATAAATTAACAGTTGCAAAAGAAGAGAAACTAAAAGAACTCCAAGAAAAACTAAAAACGGAAGAAGAAGATATTAAAGAGATTAAAATAGCTGTTGATAATGAGATTGAAGCAATTAATAAAGAAAGAAATCTGATTTATGATAAAAGAAATGAGCTTTTAGATCAATTCGATAAAAAAATATTAACTTTCTATGAAAAAATTAAAAGATGGGCAAAAGACACAGCAGTAGTTCCTGTAAAACAACAAGCTTGTTATGGTTGCTTTATTAAAATAAATGATAAAACTTATGCTGAAGTTTTAAAAGGTGAAGAGATTGTAAATTGTCTTCATTGTGGAAGAATTCTTTATAAAGGTGAAGAAGAAACAGCTGTAACAGAGGCTTAA
- the flgG gene encoding flagellar basal-body rod protein FlgG, producing MIRGLYTAATGMNAMQNQIDVTSHNIANVNTTGFKQDRAEFQDLIYETLNYTAGQTTQDTRNPTGIDVGLGVRLANIQKNFTEGDLKPTGNPLDIAIVGKGFFQITLPSGEIAYSRNGNFKLDAEGTIVNGNGYALEPQIVVPQEAKDLSIGNDGFVTARDPQTGDTIELGQITLADFINPAGLAPLGDSLFMQTDASGDVVQGDPTTEQFGGLRQGMVESSNVKLVNEMVDLITAQRAYEANSKAITTADSMLDTVNRLKN from the coding sequence ATGATTAGAGGACTTTATACAGCAGCAACTGGAATGAATGCAATGCAAAACCAAATTGATGTAACTTCACACAATATTGCAAATGTTAATACTACTGGTTTTAAACAAGATAGAGCTGAATTTCAAGATTTAATTTATGAAACTTTAAACTACACAGCTGGTCAAACTACTCAAGATACTAGAAATCCAACAGGAATTGATGTTGGTCTTGGAGTTAGACTTGCAAATATTCAAAAAAATTTTACAGAAGGTGATTTAAAACCAACTGGAAATCCTCTAGATATAGCTATTGTTGGTAAAGGATTTTTTCAAATTACACTTCCAAGTGGTGAAATAGCATATAGTAGAAATGGTAACTTTAAGCTAGATGCTGAAGGGACTATTGTAAATGGAAATGGATATGCACTTGAGCCTCAAATAGTTGTTCCGCAAGAAGCAAAAGATTTAAGTATTGGAAATGATGGTTTTGTAACAGCAAGAGATCCACAAACTGGTGATACAATAGAGTTAGGTCAAATTACTTTAGCAGATTTTATAAATCCAGCTGGATTAGCACCTTTAGGTGACTCTTTATTTATGCAAACAGATGCTAGCGGTGATGTTGTACAAGGAGACCCAACTACAGAGCAGTTTGGTGGATTAAGACAAGGAATGGTTGAAAGCTCAAATGTTAAACTTGTAAATGAGATGGTTGATTTAATTACTGCTCAAAGAGCTTATGAAGCAAACTCAAAAGCAATCACAACAGCTGATAGTATGCTTGATACTGTAAATAGGTTAAAAAATTAA
- the rpsP gene encoding 30S ribosomal protein S16, with protein sequence MTVIRLTRMGRNKKPFYRIVVTDSRKRRDSGWIESIGYFNPVVEPQVLKIDEERYNYWLSVGAKPSEKVKKLASR encoded by the coding sequence ATGACAGTGATTAGATTAACAAGAATGGGAAGAAATAAAAAACCATTTTATAGAATAGTTGTAACAGACTCAAGAAAAAGAAGAGATTCAGGTTGGATTGAATCAATTGGTTATTTTAACCCAGTTGTAGAGCCTCAAGTTCTTAAAATTGATGAAGAGAGATATAACTATTGGTTAAGTGTTGGTGCAAAACCATCAGAAAAAGTTAAAAAATTAGCTTCAAGATAA
- the ffh gene encoding signal recognition particle protein encodes MFDSITGSLKGIIGKIRHQDDVASLNRATTELKKAFLKADVHHKTTKDLLNSIEIETKKLGIGQDNFIKVLKQELEKTLTANGNQGFVFSSTPPTIILMTGLQGSGKTTTTGKLANYLKVRNKKVLVVACDLQRLAAVEQLKQIAASIDVDIYFDDNEKNPIKIAKSAIEKAKKEHYDVVLLDTAGRLAIDEELMNELKEIKNAVNPNEIFYVADSLTGHDATKTAITFKEKIGIDGVILSKYDGDTKGGVALSIASQVQVPLRFIGIGEKMPDLEVFIPDRIVSRLLGLGDIAGLAEKTSTIFDEKKAKEVSKKIKKGEFNFNDFLEQLQMMSKLGSLKSIIGMIPGLSSALPALKDMDFENSVEIKRIKALIGSMTPKERENPDLLNPSRKKRISTGAGLSEVQVNKILKQFKSASKMAKQLSSKGGMKGLHNMLSQVGANGMPKIPR; translated from the coding sequence TTGTTTGATTCAATAACAGGTTCGTTAAAGGGAATAATAGGAAAGATTAGACATCAAGACGATGTTGCATCACTAAATCGTGCTACAACAGAGTTAAAAAAAGCTTTCTTAAAAGCTGATGTTCATCACAAAACTACAAAAGATTTATTAAACTCTATTGAAATCGAGACAAAGAAATTAGGAATTGGTCAAGACAACTTTATAAAAGTATTAAAGCAAGAGCTTGAAAAAACTTTGACTGCAAATGGAAATCAAGGTTTTGTATTCTCTTCAACTCCTCCAACTATTATTTTAATGACTGGTCTTCAAGGAAGTGGAAAAACAACAACAACAGGAAAGCTTGCAAATTATCTTAAAGTAAGAAATAAAAAAGTTTTAGTTGTTGCTTGTGATTTACAAAGGCTTGCAGCTGTCGAGCAATTAAAACAAATCGCAGCTTCTATTGATGTTGATATATATTTTGATGATAATGAAAAAAATCCTATAAAAATTGCAAAAAGTGCTATTGAAAAAGCTAAAAAAGAGCATTATGATGTTGTTTTATTAGATACAGCTGGGCGACTTGCTATTGATGAAGAGCTTATGAATGAGCTAAAAGAGATTAAGAATGCAGTAAATCCAAATGAGATTTTTTATGTTGCAGATTCATTAACGGGTCATGATGCAACTAAAACAGCTATTACATTTAAAGAGAAAATTGGAATAGATGGAGTTATTTTATCAAAATATGATGGTGATACAAAAGGTGGTGTTGCTTTAAGTATTGCTAGTCAAGTTCAAGTTCCTTTAAGATTTATTGGTATTGGTGAAAAGATGCCAGATTTGGAAGTTTTTATTCCAGATAGAATAGTTTCAAGACTTTTGGGACTTGGTGATATTGCTGGGCTTGCTGAAAAAACATCAACAATTTTTGATGAGAAAAAAGCAAAAGAAGTTAGTAAAAAAATCAAAAAGGGTGAATTTAACTTTAATGACTTTTTAGAGCAGTTACAAATGATGAGTAAGTTAGGTAGTTTAAAATCAATTATAGGAATGATTCCAGGTTTAAGTAGTGCATTGCCTGCTTTAAAAGATATGGATTTTGAAAACTCTGTTGAGATAAAAAGAATTAAAGCTTTAATTGGTTCTATGACTCCAAAAGAGAGAGAAAATCCAGATTTATTAAATCCTAGCAGAAAGAAAAGAATTTCAACTGGTGCTGGTTTAAGTGAAGTTCAAGTAAATAAAATATTAAAACAGTTTAAGAGTGCTTCAAAGATGGCAAAACAGCTTTCTAGCAAAGGTGGAATGAAAGGTTTACATAATATGCTCTCTCAAGTTGGAGCAAATGGAATGCCTAAAATTCCAAGATAA
- the waaA gene encoding lipid IV(A) 3-deoxy-D-manno-octulosonic acid transferase — translation MSLFALFYNFILLVVYIILTPYLIYKSKSKKYKIAIPAKFFLKNNPKFEKSGVWFHSCSMGEVRAIKPLIKEFEEESNISVITNTGFDEAKTICKNVRFLPFEIYLPFWITRQKVLVVMEAELWYMLFLMAKKKGAKTLLINARISDKSYKSYLRFRFFYKKIFENIDKVFAQSEVDKQRLQELGAKNVEVIGNIKLAQLPKRRALFEKPNITTIVAASTHEGEEELILNSYKKEFGKLIIVPRHPERFLKVEELIKNYTKDKNLTFHKFSIKEDFSSDIVLVDVMGILNDVYEIGDITILGGAFAKIGGHNPIEPAFFKNVIISGKNIFNQKSLFECIKNYYLIENSELKEYLEKANTLLKPELTKEGSFEPIIKEIKKWQ, via the coding sequence TTGAGCCTTTTTGCGCTTTTTTATAATTTTATTTTACTTGTAGTTTATATTATTTTAACTCCATATTTAATCTACAAGTCAAAAAGCAAAAAATATAAAATTGCAATTCCTGCAAAATTTTTCTTAAAAAATAACCCAAAATTTGAAAAATCTGGTGTTTGGTTTCACTCTTGTTCTATGGGTGAAGTAAGAGCTATAAAACCTCTTATAAAAGAGTTTGAAGAGGAATCAAATATTAGTGTTATTACAAACACTGGATTTGATGAAGCAAAAACAATTTGTAAGAATGTTAGATTTTTACCTTTTGAAATATATCTTCCTTTTTGGATAACAAGACAGAAAGTTTTAGTAGTTATGGAAGCAGAACTTTGGTATATGCTTTTTTTAATGGCTAAAAAAAAAGGTGCAAAAACTTTACTTATAAATGCAAGAATTTCTGATAAATCATATAAATCTTATCTGAGATTTAGATTTTTTTATAAAAAAATTTTTGAAAATATAGATAAAGTTTTTGCACAAAGTGAAGTTGATAAGCAAAGATTGCAAGAGCTTGGTGCAAAAAATGTTGAAGTAATTGGAAATATAAAATTAGCACAACTTCCAAAAAGAAGAGCACTTTTTGAAAAACCAAATATTACAACAATAGTAGCAGCAAGTACTCATGAAGGTGAAGAGGAGCTTATTTTAAACTCTTATAAAAAAGAGTTTGGAAAACTTATTATTGTTCCTAGGCATCCAGAGAGATTTTTAAAAGTTGAAGAGTTAATTAAAAATTATACAAAAGATAAAAATCTTACTTTTCATAAATTTAGTATTAAAGAGGATTTTTCTAGTGATATAGTTTTAGTAGATGTCATGGGAATTTTAAATGATGTTTATGAAATAGGTGATATTACAATTTTAGGTGGAGCATTTGCAAAGATTGGCGGACACAATCCAATAGAGCCTGCTTTTTTTAAAAATGTGATTATTAGTGGGAAAAATATTTTTAATCAAAAATCACTTTTTGAGTGTATAAAAAACTATTATTTAATAGAAAACAGTGAGCTAAAAGAGTATTTAGAAAAAGCAAATACTCTTTTGAAACCAGAATTAACAAAAGAGGGTTCATTTGAACCTATTATAAAGGAGATAAAAAAATGGCAGTAG
- a CDS encoding KH domain-containing protein yields the protein MIINFIENYAKLVVAVPEDVVVTKEQIDENFIEITISVNSVDIGKLIGKNGNMINALKTIANGCKAKDGISYKIQVVTK from the coding sequence ATGATAATAAATTTTATAGAAAACTATGCAAAACTAGTTGTTGCAGTTCCTGAGGATGTTGTTGTAACAAAAGAGCAAATTGATGAAAATTTCATTGAAATTACAATAAGTGTAAATAGTGTTGATATAGGAAAACTTATTGGAAAAAATGGAAATATGATAAATGCTTTAAAAACAATTGCAAATGGTTGCAAAGCAAAAGATGGAATATCTTATAAAATACAAGTAGTTACAAAATAG
- a CDS encoding peptidase U32 family protein: MSKQKVELLSPAGNLEKLKIAINYGADAVYGGVSHFSLRIRASKEFTFETFKEGIDYAHERGKKVYATINGFPFNAQIELLKKHIASMAALKPDGFIVAAPGVVRLCREIAPEIDIHLSTQANVLNYLDAQVFWDMGVKRIVVAREISLKDVIEIKKHLPDMEIEIFVHGSMCFAYSGRCLISAVQMGRVPNRGSCANDCRFEYTLYAGNDEHGSLFRLEEEPGVGTYIFNSKDMNLASHIKEILDSGAVDSLKIEGRTKSPYYAAVTAKAYREAIDDYYENKFDASKYQKELHTTKNRGFTDAYLIHKPFEKLDSQNHDYALSKGSFEVTGLVSEDEEHFYCKYKVYPNEDIEIFTPHNTVLHECDNEIGRVFKKENGLYYINFKKILTQDNKELESVHSGNVNKIKLPCKLPYLTMFRVENISENIE; encoded by the coding sequence ATGAGTAAGCAAAAAGTTGAGTTGCTCTCACCCGCTGGAAATTTAGAAAAATTAAAAATTGCAATAAATTATGGTGCTGATGCTGTTTATGGTGGAGTTAGTCATTTTAGTTTAAGAATTAGAGCTAGTAAAGAGTTTACATTTGAGACATTTAAAGAGGGAATTGATTATGCTCATGAGCGAGGAAAAAAAGTTTATGCAACAATAAATGGTTTTCCTTTTAATGCTCAAATTGAGTTATTAAAAAAACATATAGCTTCTATGGCTGCATTAAAACCAGATGGTTTTATAGTTGCAGCTCCTGGAGTTGTAAGACTTTGTAGAGAGATTGCCCCAGAGATTGATATACATCTTTCGACTCAAGCAAATGTTTTAAACTATCTTGATGCACAAGTTTTTTGGGATATGGGAGTTAAAAGAATTGTTGTAGCAAGAGAGATATCTTTAAAAGATGTAATAGAGATAAAAAAACATCTTCCAGATATGGAGATAGAGATATTTGTTCATGGTTCTATGTGTTTTGCATATAGTGGAAGATGTCTAATTAGTGCTGTTCAAATGGGAAGAGTTCCAAATCGTGGAAGTTGTGCAAATGATTGTAGATTTGAATATACACTTTATGCTGGAAATGATGAGCATGGAAGCTTGTTTAGACTTGAAGAAGAACCAGGTGTTGGAACATATATTTTTAACTCAAAAGATATGAACTTAGCTTCACATATTAAAGAGATACTTGATAGTGGAGCAGTTGATAGTTTGAAAATTGAAGGAAGAACAAAATCTCCATACTATGCAGCAGTAACTGCAAAAGCTTATAGAGAAGCTATTGATGACTATTATGAAAATAAATTTGATGCTTCAAAATATCAAAAAGAGTTGCATACAACTAAAAATAGAGGCTTTACAGATGCTTATTTAATTCATAAGCCATTTGAAAAACTAGATTCTCAAAATCACGATTATGCTTTAAGTAAAGGCTCATTTGAAGTAACAGGTTTAGTATCTGAAGATGAAGAGCATTTTTATTGCAAGTATAAAGTTTATCCAAATGAAGATATTGAAATTTTCACTCCACATAACACAGTTTTACATGAGTGTGACAATGAGATTGGAAGAGTTTTTAAAAAAGAGAATGGACTATATTATATAAATTTTAAAAAGATTTTAACACAAGATAATAAAGAGCTTGAAAGTGTTCATAGTGGAAATGTAAATAAAATAAAACTTCCATGTAAATTACCTTATTTAACAATGTTTAGAGTAGAAAATATTAGTGAAAATATAGAATAA
- the glyQ gene encoding glycine--tRNA ligase subunit alpha, whose translation MLTFSQMLLKLQEFWAKEGCNIVQPYDIPAGAGTFHPATLLRSLDSTPWSVAYVAPSRRPTDGRYGENPNRLGAYYQFQVLIKPSLENIQDLYLKSLEYLGLDLSRHDIRFVEDNWESPTLGAWGLGWEVWLDGMEVTQFTYFQQVGGLPCDPVAVEITYGTERLAMYLQGVDSVFDIVWNENKHGITTYADVHKEGEYQFSKYNFEVANTTKLFRDFEEAFNECKSCLEAQLPLPAYDQCMIASHAFNTLDARKAISVTERQNYILKVRELAQACAVMYKEQEKMRQERVRG comes from the coding sequence ATGCTTACTTTTTCACAAATGTTATTAAAGCTTCAAGAGTTCTGGGCAAAAGAGGGGTGTAATATTGTACAACCGTATGATATACCAGCAGGAGCAGGAACATTTCATCCAGCAACTTTGCTTAGAAGTCTTGATTCAACTCCTTGGAGTGTTGCTTATGTTGCACCATCAAGAAGACCAACAGATGGAAGATATGGTGAAAATCCAAATAGATTAGGTGCATACTATCAATTTCAAGTATTAATAAAACCAAGCTTAGAAAATATTCAAGATTTATATTTAAAATCTTTAGAGTATTTAGGACTTGATTTAAGCAGGCACGATATTAGATTTGTAGAAGATAACTGGGAATCACCAACTCTAGGAGCATGGGGACTTGGATGGGAAGTTTGGCTTGATGGTATGGAAGTTACTCAATTTACATATTTTCAACAAGTTGGAGGACTTCCTTGTGATCCAGTTGCTGTTGAGATTACTTATGGAACAGAGAGACTTGCTATGTATCTTCAAGGAGTTGATTCTGTTTTTGATATTGTTTGGAATGAAAATAAGCATGGAATTACAACTTATGCAGATGTTCATAAAGAGGGAGAGTATCAATTTTCAAAATATAATTTTGAAGTAGCAAATACAACAAAACTATTTAGAGATTTTGAAGAGGCATTTAATGAGTGCAAATCTTGTTTAGAAGCACAACTTCCTCTTCCAGCCTATGATCAATGTATGATAGCAAGTCACGCTTTTAATACTTTAGATGCAAGAAAAGCAATAAGTGTTACAGAGAGACAAAACTATATTTTAAAGGTGAGAGAACTTGCACAAGCTTGTGCTGTTATGTATAAAGAGCAGGAAAAAATGCGTCAAGAAAGAGTTAGGGGCTAA
- the rimM gene encoding ribosome maturation factor RimM (Essential for efficient processing of 16S rRNA) translates to MNKVYVAKLGKAVGLQGHLRLFIDSDFPEQFKKGATFTTNRNLILKVIECNLNKDLIKFENYEDVDLAKKLTNSELFTTQEATKEYCKLKENEFFWFDLISCEIFENGLLLGKVKDIHRYPLNDYLEVETSSELISKQLPKVFLIPHIFDKFIEKVDIENKKIFVKNAFDILENS, encoded by the coding sequence ATGAATAAAGTTTATGTTGCAAAATTAGGAAAAGCAGTTGGTTTACAAGGTCATTTAAGACTTTTTATAGACTCTGATTTTCCTGAGCAATTTAAAAAAGGTGCTACTTTTACAACAAATAGAAACTTGATTTTAAAAGTTATTGAGTGTAATTTAAATAAAGACTTAATAAAATTTGAAAATTATGAGGATGTAGATTTAGCAAAAAAACTTACAAATAGTGAGCTTTTTACAACCCAAGAAGCTACAAAAGAGTATTGTAAATTGAAAGAAAATGAATTTTTCTGGTTTGATTTAATCTCTTGTGAAATTTTTGAAAATGGTTTACTTTTAGGAAAAGTAAAAGATATTCATAGATACCCTTTAAACGACTATTTAGAAGTTGAAACTTCTAGTGAGCTTATTTCAAAACAACTTCCAAAAGTATTTTTAATACCACATATATTTGATAAGTTTATAGAAAAAGTAGATATAGAAAACAAAAAAATATTTGTAAAAAATGCATTTGATATTTTAGAAAACTCTTAG
- a CDS encoding response regulator: MRILIVDDSSTMRRIIGNVVMQLGFSKESFDEAEDGLKAWKLLTEGHYDIILTDWNMPNMNGLELVKKVRSEGTHQKTPIIMITTEGGKGEVITALKAGVNNYIVKPFNAEVLKEKLDGVIKK, encoded by the coding sequence ATGAGAATTCTAATAGTTGATGATAGCTCAACAATGAGAAGAATTATTGGTAATGTAGTTATGCAATTAGGATTTAGCAAAGAGAGTTTCGACGAAGCTGAAGATGGATTAAAAGCTTGGAAACTTCTTACAGAGGGGCACTATGATATTATATTAACAGACTGGAATATGCCAAATATGAATGGCTTAGAGCTTGTTAAGAAAGTAAGAAGTGAAGGAACACATCAAAAAACACCTATTATTATGATTACAACTGAAGGTGGGAAAGGTGAAGTTATTACAGCTTTAAAAGCAGGAGTTAATAACTATATTGTAAAACCTTTTAATGCAGAAGTTTTAAAAGAGAAGCTAGATGGTGTTATTAAAAAATAG
- a CDS encoding pseudouridine synthase family protein, translating to MAVGYDKAYKLLAIQEKISNAKAKDLIDRGLVKVGDKKVMIARGEIKVDTKFSVKELAKTKVIFEDDDILVVDKPAFTTADEVAKTFKDAILLNRLDKETSGVMMFAKNEEFQKKAIKEFAQNRVYKEYVAIVEGKVVEEIVIDKPILTTKDRGVAKSKVDKNGKSAKTTVYPLLVEGNKSKIKLVIESGRTHQIRVHLNFVGLPIIGDAIYGRTASNVNRVLLHSKITKIFDYTFEAREPKEFKVYDFS from the coding sequence ATGGCAGTAGGATATGATAAAGCATATAAACTTCTAGCAATTCAAGAAAAAATATCAAATGCAAAAGCAAAAGATTTAATAGATAGAGGTTTGGTAAAAGTTGGCGATAAAAAAGTAATGATAGCTCGTGGTGAGATTAAAGTTGATACAAAATTTAGTGTAAAAGAGTTAGCAAAAACAAAAGTTATTTTTGAAGATGATGATATTTTGGTAGTTGATAAACCAGCATTTACAACAGCAGATGAAGTTGCAAAAACTTTTAAAGATGCGATACTTTTAAATAGACTTGATAAAGAGACAAGTGGTGTTATGATGTTTGCAAAAAATGAAGAGTTTCAAAAAAAAGCTATAAAAGAGTTTGCACAAAATAGAGTATATAAAGAGTATGTGGCTATTGTTGAAGGAAAAGTTGTAGAAGAGATTGTAATAGATAAACCAATTTTAACAACAAAAGATAGAGGAGTTGCTAAATCAAAAGTTGATAAAAATGGAAAAAGTGCAAAAACAACTGTTTATCCACTTTTAGTTGAAGGAAATAAATCAAAAATTAAACTAGTTATTGAAAGTGGAAGAACTCATCAAATTAGAGTTCATCTTAATTTTGTTGGCTTACCAATTATTGGAGATGCAATATATGGAAGAACAGCTTCAAATGTAAATAGAGTTTTACTTCATTCAAAAATTACAAAAATCTTTGATTATACTTTCGAGGCACGTGAACCAAAAGAGTTTAAAGTGTATGATTTTAGCTAA
- the purE gene encoding 5-(carboxyamino)imidazole ribonucleotide mutase: MKFVSIIMGSKSDYEIMKNCADTFEQFKVKYEIIISSAHRSPERTKEYVKEAEEKGAIAFIAAAGMAAHLAGALAATTTKPIIGVPMKGGAMDGMDAMLSTVQMPAGMPVATVALGKAGAINAAYLAMQILAISDKDLAIKLKEDRIVKAKAVESDSKDIEVIL; the protein is encoded by the coding sequence ATGAAATTTGTATCAATAATTATGGGTAGTAAGTCAGATTATGAAATTATGAAAAACTGTGCAGATACTTTTGAGCAATTCAAAGTAAAGTATGAGATAATTATATCTTCTGCTCATAGAAGTCCAGAAAGAACAAAAGAGTATGTAAAAGAGGCTGAAGAGAAAGGTGCTATTGCATTTATTGCAGCAGCTGGAATGGCGGCTCATTTGGCTGGTGCATTAGCAGCAACTACAACAAAACCTATTATTGGGGTTCCTATGAAAGGTGGCGCTATGGATGGTATGGATGCTATGCTTTCAACTGTTCAAATGCCAGCAGGTATGCCTGTTGCAACTGTTGCTTTAGGAAAAGCAGGTGCAATTAATGCTGCTTATTTAGCAATGCAAATTTTAGCAATTAGCGATAAAGATTTAGCAATAAAATTAAAAGAAGATAGAATTGTAAAAGCAAAAGCTGTTGAGAGTGATTCTAAAGATATTGAAGTTATTTTATAA
- a CDS encoding Nif3-like dinuclear metal center hexameric protein: MKIKDIYEFLNSISPFELQEKWDNSGLLVGNMSDSFESLYLSMDLDLDLVKNLKPNSLVITHHPLIFSGLKRVNYDTYSTKILKELIKKDIALISMHTNIDKTHLNRFVVEKILNFKIENQNEFIANVKIDMSFTDLLKHLSKKLNLKNIKFVKTKDYIKTLAICTGSAMSLIDEVQADCFITGDIKYHDAMEAKARGLSLIDIRHYESENHFNILLEELLEEYLKKNKLKAIITASKNPFEFF; the protein is encoded by the coding sequence TTGAAAATAAAAGATATTTATGAATTTTTAAACTCAATCTCTCCTTTTGAATTGCAAGAAAAATGGGATAACTCAGGACTTCTTGTTGGAAATATGAGTGATAGTTTTGAAAGTTTATATCTAAGTATGGATTTAGATTTAGATTTGGTAAAAAATTTAAAGCCAAACTCTTTAGTTATAACTCATCATCCACTGATTTTTAGTGGATTAAAAAGAGTTAATTACGATACTTATAGCACTAAAATTTTAAAAGAGCTAATAAAAAAAGATATTGCACTAATTTCTATGCATACAAATATTGACAAAACGCATTTAAACAGATTTGTAGTTGAGAAAATATTAAATTTCAAAATTGAAAATCAAAATGAGTTTATTGCAAATGTAAAAATAGATATGAGTTTTACAGATCTTTTAAAACATTTAAGCAAAAAGTTAAATTTAAAAAATATAAAATTTGTAAAAACAAAAGATTATATTAAAACATTAGCTATTTGTACAGGTTCGGCTATGAGTTTGATAGATGAAGTACAAGCAGATTGTTTTATAACAGGTGATATAAAATACCATGATGCAATGGAAGCAAAAGCTAGAGGATTGTCTTTAATTGACATAAGACACTATGAGAGTGAAAATCATTTTAATATACTTTTGGAAGAGCTTCTAGAAGAATATTTGAAAAAAAATAAATTAAAAGCTATAATAACAGCTTCAAAAAATCCATTTGAGTTTTTTTAA
- a CDS encoding glutaredoxin domain-containing protein, which produces MKPIALFILPNCKWCKEAIIYLKSRKLKFNQIDLTKNKKALYDCQKRCQGAPVFLVGDVWICGFDKEKLNKELGIK; this is translated from the coding sequence TTGAAGCCTATTGCACTGTTTATTTTACCAAACTGTAAATGGTGCAAAGAGGCTATTATCTACTTAAAAAGTCGAAAACTGAAATTTAATCAAATAGACTTAACAAAAAATAAAAAAGCCTTATATGATTGTCAAAAAAGATGTCAAGGTGCTCCAGTTTTTTTAGTTGGAGATGTTTGGATATGTGGTTTTGACAAAGAGAAATTAAATAAAGAGTTAGGAATAAAATAA